One window of Marmota flaviventris isolate mMarFla1 chromosome 5, mMarFla1.hap1, whole genome shotgun sequence genomic DNA carries:
- the Ube2d2 gene encoding ubiquitin-conjugating enzyme E2 D2 isoform X3, with the protein MALKRIHKELNDLARDPPAQCSAGPVGDDMFHWQATIMGPNDSPYQGGVFFLTIHFPTDYPFKPPKVAFTTRIYHPNINSNGSICLDILRSQWSPALTISKVLLSICSLLCDPNPDDPLVPEIARIYKTDRENDPH; encoded by the exons gaatTAAATGACCTGGCAAGGGACCCTCCAGCACAGTGTTCTGCAGGTCCTGTTGGAGATGATA tGTTCCATTGGCAAGCTACAATAATGGGGCCA AATGACAGTCCCTATCAGGGTGGAGTATTTTTCTTGACAATTCATTTCCCAACAGATTATCCCTTCAAACCACCTAAG gTTGCATTTACAACAAGAATTTATCATCCAAATATTAACAGTAATGGCAGCATTTGTCTCGATATTCTACGGTCACAGTGGTCTCCAGCACTAACTATTTCAAAAG taCTCTTGTCCATCTGTTCTCTGTTGTGTGATCCCAATCCAGATGATCCTTTAGTGCCTGAGATTGCTCGGATCTACAAAACAGATAGAGAAAA TGACCCCCACTAA
- the Ube2d2 gene encoding ubiquitin-conjugating enzyme E2 D2 isoform X1: MALKRIHKELNDLARDPPAQCSAGPVGDDMFHWQATIMGPNDSPYQGGVFFLTIHFPTDYPFKPPKVAFTTRIYHPNINSNGSICLDILRSQWSPALTISKVLLSICSLLCDPNPDDPLVPEIARIYKTDREKYNRIAREWTQKYAM, from the exons gaatTAAATGACCTGGCAAGGGACCCTCCAGCACAGTGTTCTGCAGGTCCTGTTGGAGATGATA tGTTCCATTGGCAAGCTACAATAATGGGGCCA AATGACAGTCCCTATCAGGGTGGAGTATTTTTCTTGACAATTCATTTCCCAACAGATTATCCCTTCAAACCACCTAAG gTTGCATTTACAACAAGAATTTATCATCCAAATATTAACAGTAATGGCAGCATTTGTCTCGATATTCTACGGTCACAGTGGTCTCCAGCACTAACTATTTCAAAAG taCTCTTGTCCATCTGTTCTCTGTTGTGTGATCCCAATCCAGATGATCCTTTAGTGCCTGAGATTGCTCGGATCTACAAAACAGATAGAGAAAA GTACAACAGAATAGCTCGGGAATGGACTCAGAAGTATGCGAtgtaa
- the Ube2d2 gene encoding ubiquitin-conjugating enzyme E2 D2 isoform X2: MCEELNDLARDPPAQCSAGPVGDDMFHWQATIMGPNDSPYQGGVFFLTIHFPTDYPFKPPKVAFTTRIYHPNINSNGSICLDILRSQWSPALTISKVLLSICSLLCDPNPDDPLVPEIARIYKTDREKYNRIAREWTQKYAM; the protein is encoded by the exons gaatTAAATGACCTGGCAAGGGACCCTCCAGCACAGTGTTCTGCAGGTCCTGTTGGAGATGATA tGTTCCATTGGCAAGCTACAATAATGGGGCCA AATGACAGTCCCTATCAGGGTGGAGTATTTTTCTTGACAATTCATTTCCCAACAGATTATCCCTTCAAACCACCTAAG gTTGCATTTACAACAAGAATTTATCATCCAAATATTAACAGTAATGGCAGCATTTGTCTCGATATTCTACGGTCACAGTGGTCTCCAGCACTAACTATTTCAAAAG taCTCTTGTCCATCTGTTCTCTGTTGTGTGATCCCAATCCAGATGATCCTTTAGTGCCTGAGATTGCTCGGATCTACAAAACAGATAGAGAAAA GTACAACAGAATAGCTCGGGAATGGACTCAGAAGTATGCGAtgtaa